A genomic segment from Oncorhynchus keta strain PuntledgeMale-10-30-2019 chromosome 7, Oket_V2, whole genome shotgun sequence encodes:
- the LOC127931223 gene encoding uncharacterized protein LOC127931223 isoform X7 produces the protein MYSSLGEVLSNTLTCTALWVRFCLSNTLTCTALWVRFCLSNTLTCTALWVRFCLSNTLTCTALWVRFCLSNTLTCTALWVRFCLSNTLTCTALWVRFCLSNTLTCTALWVRFCLSNTQTCTALWVRFCLSNTLTCTALWVRFCQTTLTCTALWVRFCLSNTLTCTALWVRFCLSNQVLSNTLTCTALWVRFCLSNTLTCTALWVRFCLSNTLTCTALWVRFCLSNTLTCTALWVRFCLSNTLTCTALWVRFCLSNTLTCTALWVSFCLSNTLTCTALWVRFCLSNTLTCTALWVRFCLTTLTCTALWVRFCLSNTLTCTALWVRFCLSNTLTCTALWVRFCLSNTLTCTALWVRFCQTTLTCTALWVRFCLSNTLTCTALWVRFCLSNTLTCTALWVRFCLSNTLTCTALWVRFCLSNTLTCTALWVRFCLSNTLTCTALWVRFCLSNTLTCTALWVRFCQTTLTCTALWVRFCLSNTLTCTALWVRFCLSNQVLSNTLTCTALWVRFCLSNTLTCTTLWVRFCLSNTLTCTALWVRFCLSNQVLSNTLTCTALWVRFCLSNTLTCTALWVRFCLSNTLTCTALWVRFCLSNTLTCTALWVRFCLSNTLTCTAVVRV, from the exons atgtacagctctctgggtgaggttctgtcaaacacactgacatgtacagctctctgggtgaggttctgtctgtctaacacactgacatgtacagctctctgggtgag gttctgtctgtctaacacactgacatgtacagctctctgggtgaggttctgtctgtctaacacactgacatgtacagctctctgggtgaggttctgtctgtctaacacactgacatgtacagctctctgggtgaggttctgtctgtctaacacactgacatgtacagctctctgggtgaggttctgtctgtctaacacactgacatgtacagctctctgggtgaggttctgtctgtctaacacacagacatgtacagctctctgggtgag gttctgtctgtctaacacactgacatgtacagctctctgggtgaggttctgtcaaaccacactgacatgtacagctctctgggtgaggttctgtctgtctaacacactgacatgtacagctctctgggtgaggttctgtctgtctaaccaggttctgtctaacacactgacatgtacagctctctgggtgaggttctgtctgtctaacacactgacatgtacagctctctgggtgaggttctgtctgtctaacacactgacatgtacagctctctgggtgaggttctgtctgtctaacacactgacatgtacagctctctgggtgaggttctgtctgtctaacacactgacatgtacagctctctgggtgaggttctgtctgtctaacacactgacatgtacagctctctgggtgagcttctgtctgtctaacacactgacatgtacagctctctgggtgaggttctgtctgtctaacacactgacatgtacagctctctgggtgaggttctgtctaaccacactgacatgtacagctctctgggtgaggttctgtctgtctaacacactgacatgtacagctctctgggtgaggttctgtctgtctaacacactgacatgtacagctctctgggtgaggttctgtctgtctaacacactgacatgtacagctctctgggtgaggttctgtcaaaccacactgacatgtacagctctctgggtgaggttctgtctgtctaacacactgacatgtacagctctctgggtgaggttctgtctgtctaacacactgacatgtacagctctctgggtgaggttctgtctgtctaacacactgacatgtacagctctctgggtgaggttctgtctgtctaacacactgacatgtacagctctctgggtgaggttctgtctgtctaacacactgacatgtacagctctctgggtgaggttctgtctgtctaacacactgacatgtacagctctctgggtgaggttctgtcaaaccacactgacatgtacagctctctgggtgag gttctgtctgtctaacacactgacatgtacagctctctgggtgaggttctgtctgtctaaccaggttctgtctaacacactgacatgtacagctctctgggtgaggttctgtctgtctaacacactgacatgtacaactctctgggtgag gttctgtctgtctaacacactgacatgtacagctctctgggtgaggttctgtctgtctaaccaggttctgtctaacacactgacatgtacagctctctgggtgcggttctgtctgtctaacacactgacatgtacagctctctgggtgaggttctgtctgtctaacacactgacatgtacagctctctgggtgaggttctgtctgtctaacacactgacatgtacagctctctgggtgaggttctgtctgtctaacacactgacatgtacagctgtggttagagtgtag
- the LOC127931223 gene encoding uncharacterized protein LOC127931223 isoform X8 gives MYSSLGEVLSNTLTCTALWVRFCLSNTLTCTALWVRFCLSNTLTCTALWVRFCLSNTLTCTALWVRFCLSNTLTCTALWVRFCLSNTLTCTALWVRFCLSNTLTCTALWVRFCLSNTQTCTALWVRFCLSNTLTCTALWVRFCQTTLTCTALWVRFCLSNTLTCTALWVRFCLSNQVLSNTLTCTALWVRFCLSNTLTCTALWVRFCLSNTLTCTALWVRFCLSNTLTCTALWVRFCLSNTLTCTALWVRFCLSNTLTCTALWVSFCLSNTLTCTALWVRFCLSNTLTCTALWVRFCLTTLTCTALWVRFCLSNTLTCTALWVRFCLSNTLTCTALWVRFCLSNTLTCTALWVRFCQTTLTCTALWVRFCLSNTLTCTALWVRFCLSNTLTCTALWVRFCLSNTLTCTALWVRFCLSNTLTCTALWVRFCLSNTLTCTALWVRFCQTTLTCTALWVRFCLSNTLTCTALWVRFCLSNTLTCTALWVRFCLSNQVLSNTLTCTALWVRFCLSNTLTCTTLWVRFCLSNTLTCTALWVRFCLSNQVLSNTLTCTALWVRFCLSNTLTCTALWVRFCLSNTLTCTALWVRFCLSNTLTCTALWVRFCLSNTLTCTAVVRV, from the exons atgtacagctctctgggtgaggttctgtcaaacacactgacatgtacagctctctgggtgaggttctgtctgtctaacacactgacatgtacagctctctgggtgag gttctgtctgtctaacacactgacatgtacagctctctgggtgaggttctgtctgtctaacacactgacatgtacagctctctgggtgaggttctgtctgtctaacacactgacatgtacagctctctgggtgaggttctgtctgtctaacacactgacatgtacagctctctgggtgaggttctgtctgtctaacacactgacatgtacagctctctgggtgaggttctgtctgtctaacacacagacatgtacagctctctgggtgag gttctgtctgtctaacacactgacatgtacagctctctgggtgaggttctgtcaaaccacactgacatgtacagctctctgggtgaggttctgtctgtctaacacactgacatgtacagctctctgggtgaggttctgtctgtctaaccaggttctgtctaacacactgacatgtacagctctctgggtgaggttctgtctgtctaacacactgacatgtacagctctctgggtgaggttctgtctgtctaacacactgacatgtacagctctctgggtgaggttctgtctgtctaacacactgacatgtacagctctctgggtgaggttctgtctgtctaacacactgacatgtacagctctctgggtgaggttctgtctgtctaacacactgacatgtacagctctctgggtgagcttctgtctgtctaacacactgacatgtacagctctctgggtgaggttctgtctgtctaacacactgacatgtacagctctctgggtgaggttctgtctaaccacactgacatgtacagctctctgggtgaggttctgtctgtctaacacactgacatgtacagctctctgggtgaggttctgtctgtctaacacactgacatgtacagctctctgggtgaggttctgtctgtctaacacactgacatgtacagctctctgggtgaggttctgtcaaaccacactgacatgtacagctctctgggtgaggttctgtctgtctaacacactgacatgtacagctctctgggtgaggttctgtctgtctaacacactgacatgtacagctctctgggtgaggttctgtctgtctaacacactgacatgtacagctctctgggtgaggttctgtctgtctaacacactgacatgtacagctctctgggtgag gttctgtctgtctaacacactgacatgtacagctctctgggtgaggttctgtcaaaccacactgacatgtacagctctctgggtgaggttctgtctgtctaacacactgacatgtacagctctctgggtgaggttctgtctgtctaacacactgacatgtacagctctctgggtgaggttctgtctgtctaaccaggttctgtctaacacactgacatgtacagctctctgggtgaggttctgtctgtctaacacactgacatgtacaactctctgggtgag gttctgtctgtctaacacactgacatgtacagctctctgggtgaggttctgtctgtctaaccaggttctgtctaacacactgacatgtacagctctctgggtgcggttctgtctgtctaacacactgacatgtacagctctctgggtgaggttctgtctgtctaacacactgacatgtacagctctctgggtgaggttctgtctgtctaacacactgacatgtacagctctctgggtgaggttctgtctgtctaacacactgacatgtacagctgtggttagagtgtag
- the LOC127931223 gene encoding uncharacterized protein LOC127931223 isoform X17, with amino-acid sequence MYSSLGEVLSNTLTCTALWVRFCLSNTLTCTALWVRFCLSNTLTCTALWVRFCLSNTLTCTALWVRFCLSNTLTCTALWVRFCLSNTLTCTALWVRFCLSNTLTCTALWVRFCLSNTQTCTALWVRFCLSNTLTCTALWVRFCQTTLTCTALWVRFCLSNTLTCTALWVRFCLSNQVLSNTLTCTALWVRFCLSNTLTCTALWVRFCLSNTLTCTALWVRFCLSNTLTCTALWVRFCLSNTLTCTALWVRFCLSNTLTCTALWVSFCLSNTLTCTALWVRFCLSNTLTCTALWVRFCLSNTLTCTALWVRFCLSNTLTCTALWVRFCLSNTLTCTALWVRFCLSNTLTCTALWVRFCLSNTLTCTALWVRFCQTTLTCTALWVRFCLSNTLTCTALWVRFCLSNTLTCTALWVRFCLSNQVLSNTLTCTALWVRFCLSNTLTCTTLWVRFCLSNTLTCTALWVRFCLSNQVLSNTLTCTALWVRFCLSNTLTCTALWVRFCLSNTLTCTALWVRFCLSNTLTCTALWVRFCLSNTLTCTAVVRV; translated from the exons atgtacagctctctgggtgaggttctgtcaaacacactgacatgtacagctctctgggtgaggttctgtctgtctaacacactgacatgtacagctctctgggtgag gttctgtctgtctaacacactgacatgtacagctctctgggtgaggttctgtctgtctaacacactgacatgtacagctctctgggtgaggttctgtctgtctaacacactgacatgtacagctctctgggtgaggttctgtctgtctaacacactgacatgtacagctctctgggtgaggttctgtctgtctaacacactgacatgtacagctctctgggtgaggttctgtctgtctaacacacagacatgtacagctctctgggtgag gttctgtctgtctaacacactgacatgtacagctctctgggtgaggttctgtcaaaccacactgacatgtacagctctctgggtgaggttctgtctgtctaacacactgacatgtacagctctctgggtgaggttctgtctgtctaaccaggttctgtctaacacactgacatgtacagctctctgggtgaggttctgtctgtctaacacactgacatgtacagctctctgggtgaggttctgtctgtctaacacactgacatgtacagctctctgggtgaggttctgtctgtctaacacactgacatgtacagctctctgggtgaggttctgtctgtctaacacactgacatgtacagctctctgggtgaggttctgtctgtctaacacactgacatgtacagctctctgggtgagcttctgtctgtctaacacactgacatgtacagctctctgggtgag gttctgtctgtctaacacactgacatgtacagctctctgggtgaggttctgtctgtctaacacactgacatgtacagctctctgggtgaggttctgtctgtctaacacactgacatgtacagctctctgggtgaggttctgtctgtctaacacactgacatgtacagctctctgggtgaggttctgtctgtctaacacactgacatgtacagctctctgggtgag gttctgtctgtctaacacactgacatgtacagctctctgggtgaggttctgtcaaaccacactgacatgtacagctctctgggtgaggttctgtctgtctaacacactgacatgtacagctctctgggtgaggttctgtctgtctaacacactgacatgtacagctctctgggtgaggttctgtctgtctaaccaggttctgtctaacacactgacatgtacagctctctgggtgaggttctgtctgtctaacacactgacatgtacaactctctgggtgag gttctgtctgtctaacacactgacatgtacagctctctgggtgaggttctgtctgtctaaccaggttctgtctaacacactgacatgtacagctctctgggtgcggttctgtctgtctaacacactgacatgtacagctctctgggtgaggttctgtctgtctaacacactgacatgtacagctctctgggtgaggttctgtctgtctaacacactgacatgtacagctctctgggtgaggttctgtctgtctaacacactgacatgtacagctgtggttagagtgtag
- the LOC127931223 gene encoding uncharacterized protein LOC127931223 isoform X1, with product MYSSLGEVLSNTLTCTALWVRFCLSNTLTCTALWVRFCLSNTLTCTALWVRFCLSNTLTCTALWVRFCLSNTLTCTALWVRFCLSNTLTCTALWVRFCLSNTLTCTALWVRFCLSNTQTCTALWVRFCLSNTLTCTALWVRFCQTTLTCTALWVRFCLSNTLTCTALWVRFCLSNQVLSNTLTCTALWVRFCLSNTLTCTALWVRFCLSNTLTCTALWVRFCLSNTLTCTALWVRFCLSNTLTCTALWVRFCLSNTLTCTALWVSFCLSNTLTCTALWVRFCLSNTLTCTALWVRFCLTTLTCTALWVRFCLSNTLTCTALWVRFCLSNTLTCTALWVRFCLSNTLTCTALWVRFCQTTLTCTALWVRFCLSNTLTCTALWVRFCLSNTLTCTALWVRFCLSNTLTCTALWVRFCLSNTLTCTALWVRFCLSNTLTCTALWVRFCLSNTLTCTALWVRFCLSNTLTCTALWVRFCQTTLTCTALWVRFCLSNTLTCTALWVRFCLSNTLTCTALWVRFCLSNQVLSNTLTCTALWVRFCLSNTLTCTTLWVRFCLSNTLTCTALWVRFCLSNQVLSNTLTCTALWVRFCLSNTLTCTALWVRFCLSNTLTCTALWVRFCLSNTLTCTALWVRFCLSNTLTCTAVVRV from the exons atgtacagctctctgggtgaggttctgtcaaacacactgacatgtacagctctctgggtgaggttctgtctgtctaacacactgacatgtacagctctctgggtgag gttctgtctgtctaacacactgacatgtacagctctctgggtgaggttctgtctgtctaacacactgacatgtacagctctctgggtgaggttctgtctgtctaacacactgacatgtacagctctctgggtgaggttctgtctgtctaacacactgacatgtacagctctctgggtgaggttctgtctgtctaacacactgacatgtacagctctctgggtgaggttctgtctgtctaacacacagacatgtacagctctctgggtgag gttctgtctgtctaacacactgacatgtacagctctctgggtgaggttctgtcaaaccacactgacatgtacagctctctgggtgaggttctgtctgtctaacacactgacatgtacagctctctgggtgaggttctgtctgtctaaccaggttctgtctaacacactgacatgtacagctctctgggtgaggttctgtctgtctaacacactgacatgtacagctctctgggtgaggttctgtctgtctaacacactgacatgtacagctctctgggtgaggttctgtctgtctaacacactgacatgtacagctctctgggtgaggttctgtctgtctaacacactgacatgtacagctctctgggtgaggttctgtctgtctaacacactgacatgtacagctctctgggtgagcttctgtctgtctaacacactgacatgtacagctctctgggtgaggttctgtctgtctaacacactgacatgtacagctctctgggtgaggttctgtctaaccacactgacatgtacagctctctgggtgaggttctgtctgtctaacacactgacatgtacagctctctgggtgaggttctgtctgtctaacacactgacatgtacagctctctgggtgaggttctgtctgtctaacacactgacatgtacagctctctgggtgaggttctgtcaaaccacactgacatgtacagctctctgggtgaggttctgtctgtctaacacactgacatgtacagctctctgggtgaggttctgtctgtctaacacactgacatgtacagctctctgggtgaggttctgtctgtctaacacactgacatgtacagctctctgggtgaggttctgtctgtctaacacactgacatgtacagctctctgggtgaggttctgtctgtctaacacactgacatgtacagctctctgggtgaggttctgtctgtctaacacactgacatgtacagctctctgggtgag gttctgtctgtctaacacactgacatgtacagctctctgggtgaggttctgtcaaaccacactgacatgtacagctctctgggtgaggttctgtctgtctaacacactgacatgtacagctctctgggtgaggttctgtctgtctaacacactgacatgtacagctctctgggtgaggttctgtctgtctaaccaggttctgtctaacacactgacatgtacagctctctgggtgaggttctgtctgtctaacacactgacatgtacaactctctgggtgag gttctgtctgtctaacacactgacatgtacagctctctgggtgaggttctgtctgtctaaccaggttctgtctaacacactgacatgtacagctctctgggtgcggttctgtctgtctaacacactgacatgtacagctctctgggtgaggttctgtctgtctaacacactgacatgtacagctctctgggtgaggttctgtctgtctaacacactgacatgtacagctctctgggtgaggttctgtctgtctaacacactgacatgtacagctgtggttagagtgtag
- the LOC127931223 gene encoding uncharacterized protein LOC127931223 isoform X6, translating into MYSSLGEVLSNTLTCTALWVRFCLSNTLTCTALWVRFCLSNTLTCTALWVRFCLSNTLTCTALWVRFCLSNTLTCTALWVRFCLSNTLTCTALWVRFCLSNTLTCTALWVRFCLSNTQTCTALWVRFCLSNTLTCTALWVRFCQTTLTCTALWVRFCLSNTLTCTALWVRFCLSNQVLSNTLTCTALWVRFCLSNTLTCTALWVRFCLSNTLTCTALWVRFCLSNTLTCTALWVRFCLSNTLTCTALWVRFCLSNTLTCTALWVSFCLSNTLTCTALWVRFCLSNTLTCTALWVRFCLSNTLTCTALWVRFCLSNTLTCTALWVRFCQTTLTCTALWVRFCLSNTLTCTALWVRFCLSNTLTCTALWVRFCLSNTLTCTALWVRFCLSNTLTCTALWVRFCLSNTLTCTALWVRFCLSNTLTCTALWVRFCLSNTLTCTALWVRFCQTTLTCTALWVRFCLSNTLTCTALWVRFCLSNTLTCTALWVRFCLSNQVLSNTLTCTALWVRFCLSNTLTCTTLWVRFCLSNTLTCTALWVRFCLSNQVLSNTLTCTALWVRFCLSNTLTCTALWVRFCLSNTLTCTALWVRFCLSNTLTCTALWVRFCLSNTLTCTAVVRV; encoded by the exons atgtacagctctctgggtgaggttctgtcaaacacactgacatgtacagctctctgggtgaggttctgtctgtctaacacactgacatgtacagctctctgggtgag gttctgtctgtctaacacactgacatgtacagctctctgggtgaggttctgtctgtctaacacactgacatgtacagctctctgggtgaggttctgtctgtctaacacactgacatgtacagctctctgggtgaggttctgtctgtctaacacactgacatgtacagctctctgggtgaggttctgtctgtctaacacactgacatgtacagctctctgggtgaggttctgtctgtctaacacacagacatgtacagctctctgggtgag gttctgtctgtctaacacactgacatgtacagctctctgggtgaggttctgtcaaaccacactgacatgtacagctctctgggtgaggttctgtctgtctaacacactgacatgtacagctctctgggtgaggttctgtctgtctaaccaggttctgtctaacacactgacatgtacagctctctgggtgaggttctgtctgtctaacacactgacatgtacagctctctgggtgaggttctgtctgtctaacacactgacatgtacagctctctgggtgaggttctgtctgtctaacacactgacatgtacagctctctgggtgaggttctgtctgtctaacacactgacatgtacagctctctgggtgaggttctgtctgtctaacacactgacatgtacagctctctgggtgagcttctgtctgtctaacacactgacatgtacagctctctgggtgag gttctgtctgtctaacacactgacatgtacagctctctgggtgaggttctgtctgtctaacacactgacatgtacagctctctgggtgaggttctgtctgtctaacacactgacatgtacagctctctgggtgaggttctgtcaaaccacactgacatgtacagctctctgggtgaggttctgtctgtctaacacactgacatgtacagctctctgggtgaggttctgtctgtctaacacactgacatgtacagctctctgggtgaggttctgtctgtctaacacactgacatgtacagctctctgggtgaggttctgtctgtctaacacactgacatgtacagctctctgggtgaggttctgtctgtctaacacactgacatgtacagctctctgggtgaggttctgtctgtctaacacactgacatgtacagctctctgggtgag gttctgtctgtctaacacactgacatgtacagctctctgggtgaggttctgtcaaaccacactgacatgtacagctctctgggtgaggttctgtctgtctaacacactgacatgtacagctctctgggtgaggttctgtctgtctaacacactgacatgtacagctctctgggtgaggttctgtctgtctaaccaggttctgtctaacacactgacatgtacagctctctgggtgaggttctgtctgtctaacacactgacatgtacaactctctgggtgag gttctgtctgtctaacacactgacatgtacagctctctgggtgaggttctgtctgtctaaccaggttctgtctaacacactgacatgtacagctctctgggtgcggttctgtctgtctaacacactgacatgtacagctctctgggtgaggttctgtctgtctaacacactgacatgtacagctctctgggtgaggttctgtctgtctaacacactgacatgtacagctctctgggtgaggttctgtctgtctaacacactgacatgtacagctgtggttagagtgtag
- the LOC127931223 gene encoding uncharacterized protein LOC127931223 isoform X16 encodes MYSSLGEVLSNTLTCTALWVRFCLSNTLTCTALWVRFCLSNTLTCTALWVRFCLSNTLTCTALWVRFCLSNTLTCTALWVRFCLSNTLTCTALWVRFCLSNTLTCTALWVRFCLSNTQTCTALWVRFCLSNTLTCTALWVRFCQTTLTCTALWVRFCLSNTLTCTALWVSFCLSNTLTCTALWVRFCLSNTLTCTALWVRFCLTTLTCTALWVRFCLSNTLTCTALWVRFCLSNTLTCTALWVRFCLSNTLTCTALWVRFCQTTLTCTALWVRFCLSNTLTCTALWVRFCLSNTLTCTALWVRFCLSNTLTCTALWVRFCLSNTLTCTALWVRFCLSNTLTCTALWVRFCLSNTLTCTALWVRFCLSNTLTCTALWVRFCQTTLTCTALWVRFCLSNTLTCTALWVRFCLSNTLTCTALWVRFCLSNQVLSNTLTCTALWVRFCLSNTLTCTTLWVRFCLSNTLTCTALWVRFCLSNQVLSNTLTCTALWVRFCLSNTLTCTALWVRFCLSNTLTCTALWVRFCLSNTLTCTALWVRFCLSNTLTCTAVVRV; translated from the exons atgtacagctctctgggtgaggttctgtcaaacacactgacatgtacagctctctgggtgaggttctgtctgtctaacacactgacatgtacagctctctgggtgag gttctgtctgtctaacacactgacatgtacagctctctgggtgaggttctgtctgtctaacacactgacatgtacagctctctgggtgaggttctgtctgtctaacacactgacatgtacagctctctgggtgaggttctgtctgtctaacacactgacatgtacagctctctgggtgaggttctgtctgtctaacacactgacatgtacagctctctgggtgaggttctgtctgtctaacacacagacatgtacagctctctgggtgag gttctgtctgtctaacacactgacatgtacagctctctgggtgaggttctgtcaaaccacactgacatgtacagctctctgggtgag gttctgtctgtctaacacactgacatgtacagctctctgggtgagcttctgtctgtctaacacactgacatgtacagctctctgggtgaggttctgtctgtctaacacactgacatgtacagctctctgggtgaggttctgtctaaccacactgacatgtacagctctctgggtgaggttctgtctgtctaacacactgacatgtacagctctctgggtgaggttctgtctgtctaacacactgacatgtacagctctctgggtgaggttctgtctgtctaacacactgacatgtacagctctctgggtgaggttctgtcaaaccacactgacatgtacagctctctgggtgaggttctgtctgtctaacacactgacatgtacagctctctgggtgaggttctgtctgtctaacacactgacatgtacagctctctgggtgaggttctgtctgtctaacacactgacatgtacagctctctgggtgaggttctgtctgtctaacacactgacatgtacagctctctgggtgaggttctgtctgtctaacacactgacatgtacagctctctgggtgaggttctgtctgtctaacacactgacatgtacagctctctgggtgag gttctgtctgtctaacacactgacatgtacagctctctgggtgaggttctgtcaaaccacactgacatgtacagctctctgggtgaggttctgtctgtctaacacactgacatgtacagctctctgggtgaggttctgtctgtctaacacactgacatgtacagctctctgggtgaggttctgtctgtctaaccaggttctgtctaacacactgacatgtacagctctctgggtgaggttctgtctgtctaacacactgacatgtacaactctctgggtgag gttctgtctgtctaacacactgacatgtacagctctctgggtgaggttctgtctgtctaaccaggttctgtctaacacactgacatgtacagctctctgggtgcggttctgtctgtctaacacactgacatgtacagctctctgggtgaggttctgtctgtctaacacactgacatgtacagctctctgggtgaggttctgtctgtctaacacactgacatgtacagctctctgggtgaggttctgtctgtctaacacactgacatgtacagctgtggttagagtgtag